In the Aridibaculum aurantiacum genome, TGGCTAAATGGTTCATCCAGTTCTACAGACTCTACTTCACCTATTAGAATTTTAGTATTCTCAGGAACGGTAATACCAGCAAGAGCGGCTATTTTAGCTGCAGGTTGTCCTACTATATTCGCATTAAGAGCGCCATTGATAAGAATTACTGCACGTACTTTATCTGTCTCTTCGCCTTGCAGAATATAAGCTCCGCGATCAAGAAATTCATGCTTCACTTCTTCGTAAACCTCATCCAAAACAATCACTGATTGTTCTGATGCGCAGATAACGCCGTTATCAAAAGTTTTGGAAAGAAGGATAGAGTTGACCGCCATTTTTAGGTGAGCGGTTTCATCTATGATAGCTGGTGTGTTTCCTGCGCCCACTCCAATAGCTGGTTTGCCGCTGGAGTATGCTGCTTTCACCATACCCGGACCCCCGGTAGCCAATGTAAGATCAGACTGCGCCATTACAATTTGCGATAGCTCTACAGATGGTTCATCTATCCACGCAATGATGCCTTCGGGAGCACCTGCTTTTACAGCTGCCTCCAGTATTATGGTAGCCGCAGCGATGGTTGAATTTTTAGCTCGTGGGTGAGGAGAAAAGATGATACCATTGCGCGTTTTTAAAGCAATAAGAGCCTTGAAAATAGCGGTGGATGTAGGATTGGTAGTTGGGATAACTGCTGCAATCACACCAATAGGTTCAGCAATTTTTGTGATACCAAAAGCTTCGTCAGTTTCTATCACACCGCACGTCTTTTCGTCTTTATATTGGTTGTAGATGTACTCAGATGAAAAGTGGTTCTTGATCACCTTGTCTTCCACCAGGCCCATACCTGTTTCTTCTACGGCCATTTTTGCAAGTTGTATCCTTCCGTTATTAGCGGCTATTGCGGCCTGGCGAAAAATTTCATCTACCTCTTCTTGAGAATAAGTGGAGTAGCACTTCTGCGCTTCCCTCACTTGCTTGATCCGCTGTTCAAGCTGTTTTGCGTTTGTTACTTTCATAATGCTTCCTTGAGAGTTTATTAAATACGATTGTTCCCTGGATGCGCAAAGAGTTACCTGGAAATGAAACCGGATGCGCATCTTTTTAGCGACAAGAAAATAAGCTTCAGGTGTGCGAGAATGAAGATCGAATAGCTTATTTACTCGATGTAAACGTAGTTGTATTATAATCTAATATGTATGATACACATCAATGCTACTGATGATAGTAGATAGCGGAAGAAATGATACCAGGCATGTCATTAACTAACAACAAAAGCCGCATCATTGAGTGCGGCTTCACATGTGCGTTGTAAGAATTCTTATAAGTAGATCTGGAATTGCATCTGCCATTCTCCAGCGCGGGTGAATACTTTTTTGTTGTGGTAAAGTGGCCTGCTCGAATACTGCAAAGTTATTTTGGCATTATGTCCATCAATGTAGAAGTTGGAACCTATATCGTAATAATGTCCCAGTTCTTCCAATGCTTCCAGGTCTTTAAGTGTGTATGCTGCTACGGGTTGAAAGCGAACTTTAGAAGAAATATTTTTAGGCAACATAATACCTGCTTGTGTATACCAGATTTTCCCTGTTCCTAATAAGAACCTTGCATTGCCAGCACCTTCCTGCACTCTTTTACCTGTAAAAGATGGATCAACAATACCTGTATTCATTAATCCTATAGTCCTCGTGTAGTTGGGGCCAAAGTCATATTTATATAAAGTGCTACTTGCAGTTATTGCCATGTTTTTCTCTTTAGAACCAAAAGGAAGATCTGCAAATACATCTACAGCCTGGATGTTGATGTCATGTTTTTGAATGGTGTTTTCAGCAATAATACTTTTTGTTCCATCTTTGGTGCGATAAAAGCCGGCACCTATATTTAAAACTTTTTTGGTGCCTGCGTATGTGCCTACTCTAAAAGGTAACACTTCATTTTCCTGGTCAAGAAACTGGTAGTCTACATAGCCGCCTACAGCCGGTTTAGGATCACCATTATTATCTACTGCTACTCCAGCAGCAACGGGAGCTGTATTGGTGGCAAAAGGTTTATTTACGTTGAACCGGTAATGCAATTTTCCTGCATGACCTTTTGCATAGAACCCAAACTGCCGCACAAACTGATCAGAGATCTCCAGTGTAGGCCAATTGAACAATGGTGCATCTATCAATAAAAAGTTTAAAGTACTTGCAGAAGTAAGTCGTGAAATGCCATTCCAATAATGCAAGCCAGCACCAGCATACAAAGAGGCTTTATTTGCTTTGCCTGTTACTGCATTCTTAGAAGGAATAATTGCATATTCATTCCAAACATCATGGTAAAAAATCTGCGGCTTCTTGCCTGCACCATTTGCTCCTGTACCCGCTGAAACTGTGCCACCACCATTTGTAAACGTCTGGTTGTTTATGCCAAAATGTGCCATGATCAGGTAGCGAGGCGATAACTGTGCATAAGCTATGGTACGTATGCGTCGTGCGCCTATGTCAAAAGTTCTGTCAGAAGGTTCGCCACCCACCAATGTTCCGGGATTGTTTTTGATGCTGCGTGCCCAAATCTGGTTCCAGAAAATGAACCGGATATACTTGCTGCCTTTTTCATCCAGGTTCAACTTCATGCCTGAACCGTATTCACTGGAACCTTGCGCAAATGAATCAGTAATATCCAAGATGAAAAGCACAAGTAATGACCAGGTCAGTTTTATAATAAAGTTGTTGAAACGATGTAGCATATGGTCTCGTCTAGTCCTGGGAAGATGAAACAATTGTAAATCCTTAAGAAAATAGGTAAATGTTTTTCAAGTGCTTTTTACGCCTACTTGGCATTATCCTAATTATCTGATTTCACAAGTTGGTTAGCTTTGCTTTTAATTGGCCGTGTTTTAGACAAGGGCATGTTGAGTGTTGTTGTACTATTCAACTGTACATTGAGAAACTCTTCCATTTCTGGTTTTTTGTACGAGAACATGTACCAGTACGGAATAGCTAAAAACAAAGCTCCTCCTACTATATTTCCTAAGGTTGCCGGCAACAGGTTCACAATGAAAAATTCATACATTGTGATGTCAGCTCCCAGTAGGATAGATGTTGGAATAAAGAACATATTGGCAATAGAGTGTTCAAATCCAAATGCAACAAAACACATGATTGGGAACCACATAGCCAATATTTTTCCTGTAACATCTTTGGCTGAATATGAAAGCCATACTGCAAGGCAAACAAGCCAGTTGGCACCTATACCTTTTATGAAAGTGGTAGAGAACGAATGTGAAGTTTTATACTGCCCAATTTTTTTTGCAGAAGATAGCCACGGGTCTACGGAGAGTATTTCAGTTTGGTAAGCAAAAAGATAAGCAACTATCAAAGCCCCTACAAAATTGCCAACATAGGCTACAAACCAAATACGCAGCAATCGATAAAGCTTGGTTTGTTTATTAAAGTAACTGTAAGCCATTACTGCACAGTCGCTGGTAAATAATTCTGCTCCGCCAAGCAAAACCAGGATAAGCCCCAAGGGGAAAACTGCTCCTGACACCAGTTTGGCTATGCCGGGGTTTGCTGAAGACACTTCAGGCATACCTCCCGAAGTGATAATCGATAAAAGCCCACCGAGTGCTACGAAAGCGCCTCCCAATAGAGAATACACCCCTAGTTTTCGCAGTGTATATGCATCTTTAACCGTTGCAGTTTTACTGAATTCTTCTGCAAGTTGCTGAGGAGTGTTATATCCCATGTCACTTCTTTTGTCCAGCAAATGTGGATGTAGCAGCAAGGATTAAGCATGACAGCAGTTGTTAGCAAATATGATATTAATCATTATCCGTGGTTACTGCACTGCACGTATGGGCATAAAAAAAGTCCGGCAATGAGCCAGACTTTACAGATTTCTTGTTGCAAGAATTAGTAGCGATTGTAACCACCGCCGCCGCCGTTTCCGCCGCGGTTGAAGCCACTTCCACCACCGCTGCGACCACCACCGCCACGGCTAAATCCGCCGCCGCTGCCGCTGTCGCCGCCGAAGCTTCTTTTCTTAAATCCACCACCACCAGTACCGTCTTTTGGACGAGGCTGTGATTCGTTAACAACGATTTTACGACCCATGATGTCGCTTTCGTTTAACTGGCTGATAGCAGTACGACCAGCTTCGTCATCAGACATTTCTACGAAACCAAAGCCTTTGCTACGGTTGCCGTTAAATTTGTCAGTAACAATTTTAGAAGATACTACCTCGCCGAATGGAGTGAAAAGATCGGCTAAATCTTGCTCAGTCATTGTCCAACTGAGGTTTCCAACGTAAATGTTCATTTGTAAAACTTTAAAAAAATAAAAAAAACCATAATGAACACAGCGAACAACGTACCAGAGAAACATTTACTTTAAAAACGTCCAGAGAACAATTGAAACTGTAAAGATCATTAGTGGAATAACGAAGATAGACATTTTATTTATACTTCATATTTTTTGAAAAAGAAAACTACCATCTTGGAAATCAATGTTGGTAAGTAATTGGCAACTAAGCTTCTAGCCATAAAATAAGATAAGTTAAGATCAGTTTATATGCAGAGAAACAGGTAAATCTAGCAACATGATGCAGAAAATGGATGTAGATAAGGGTTTCAATCATCCTCCTAATACCGAGGAAAAAATAGTTGATCAGAGAACTTTTTCTTGAACATTTCCAGGACTGCATAAAGTTATTCCTGGCGGTATTCATACATTATTCACAGGCTATCACCATTAACCCAATGAAGCCCTAAATACTTGTTTCATTAACAGCAAGAACCCTATATTTTACGTAGTTTTGCGCACCTCCGAGAAACATTAAATCGAAGGATTGTCAATCATTTATGAACGAAGAAATTTTAACCGGCGAAGTAGTACAGAATGCGAGTTACGGGGCAGATAGCATCCAGGTGTTAGAAGGATTGGAAGCTGTGCGAAAAAGACCTGCAATGTATATAGGCGATGTAGGAATTAAAGGTCTGCATCACCTGGTATATGAAGTGGTAGATAACAGTATAGACGAAGCACTTGCTGGCTACTGTAAAAACATCAACGTAACCATTCATGAAGATAACTCCATTAGTGTAAGTGATGATGGTCGTGGTATTCCTACGGCAATGCACACCAAAGAAAAGCGTAGTGCACTTGAAGTTGTAATGACAGTGTTACACGCTGGTGGTAAGTTCGATAAAGGATCGTATAAAGTGAGTGGTGGATTGCATGGTGTGGGTGTAAGTTGTGTGAACGCACTTAGTACCACGCTACATGTAACTGTACATAGGGACGGAAAGATTTACGAACAGGAATATCATTGTGGTGCCCCTGCCTATCCTGTAAGGGAAATAGGTACGTCTGATATAACCGGTACCACTGTACGCTTCTGGCCTGATGGCTCTATCTTCCAGGAAACTGTTTATAGAAGAGAGATACTTGAAGGAAGGTTAAGAGAGCTTGCTTACCTAAACAGGAAGATCGCTATCAACATCACCGATATGCGCGAACTGGACGAAGAAGGCAAACCTTATTCTAAAAGTTTCTATAGCGAAGGTGGTATTGTTGAGTTTGTAGAAATGCTTGACAAAAATGGCCATCGTTCTCCATTGATTGCTAATACGCTTTTTGTAGAAGGACATGATGTGGCTAGTAATGTAGCGGTAGAGGTGGCAATGACGTATAACGATGATTTTAAAGAACACATTTTCTCCTACGTAAACAACATCAATACAATTGAAGGCGGTACACACGTTACTGGTTTCAGGCAGGCATTGACGAGGGTTTTTAAAACTTATGGTGATAAAGAAGGTTTGTTTGAAAAAGCCAAAGTAGCTGTGGAAGGTGATGACTTCAGGGAAGGATTGAGTGCTATCATTTCTGTAAAAGTACCCGAGCCACAATTTGAAGGACAAACAAAAACAAAACTTGGTAACAGTGAAGTAAGTGGTATTGTACAAACAACAGTAGCGCGTGCTTTGGAAGCATACCTTGAGGAAAATCCAAAGGAAGCTAAGAACGTTATCAGCAAGATCATTCTTGCAGCACAAGCTCGTGTGGCGGCAAAAAAGGCCCGCGAAATGGTGCAGCGTAAAACGGTAATGAGTGGCGGTGGTTTGCCTGGTAAACTTGCAGATTGTTCAGAAAGAGATCCTGAAAAATGCGAGTTATACCTGGTGGAAGGTGACTCAGCAGGTGGTACTGCAAAGCAGGGAAGGGAAAGAAGTTTCCAGGCTATTTTGCCATTGCGTGGTAAAATCTTGAACGTAGAGAAAGCAATGGAGCATAAGATCTACGAGAATGAGGAGATACGCAATATGTATACAGCTTTGGGTGTAACGGTAGGAACGCCTGAAGATCCTAAGCAATTGAACCTTCAAAAGCTTCGTTATCACAAGCTCATCATTATGACGGATGCGGACGTAGACGGAAGTCACATTGCTACGCTCATCCTTACATTCATCTTCAGGTATATGAAGGAGTTGGTAGAAGCAGGATATGTTTATATAGCACAGCCGCCTCTTTACCTGGTAAAGAAAGGTAAGGACCAGGACTACGCTTATAATGAAGAGCAACGTAAAGCCCTTGTAGAAAAGCTTGGTGGCGGAAAAGATGAAAGCGTAACCATTCAGCGATATAAAGGTCTTGGTGAAATGAATGCTGACCAGCTTTGGGAAACCACTATGGACCCTGCTCGTCGTACGTTGAAAAGAGTAACAATAGAAAGTGCTGCAGAAGCAGACAGGATATTTAGCATGCTGATGGGCGACGAAGTAGCACCACGTCGTGAGTTTATTGAAACCCATGCTAAGTACGCTAAAATTGATGTTTAGTACTTGCTAATAATCATATCTAAGAAGGAAGGTCTAAAGCCTTCCTTTTTTTATTTATAACACTTCTTGCTGCAGCGCTATTGCAGGGTGAAAATTGCCTTAGCAGAAAAATTGTAGCTTGTGCACTTTATTATTAGAAATTTTTCAAAAACAGAACAATGGATACTTCAAAAATGATCAAGGCTTATTGCTTAAAAACAAAAGAGAAAAATGTACCGATGCATGAAGCAGTAATATCTAAAACAGCCAAGGGTGGATATATGGCTAGTGGCCACGATGGTAAAGGAAATAAGATGGCTGCTATCATGAGTGAAGCAAAAGCACTACAAGCCATTGAAGATGGTGTAGCTACAAAAGGATTCTAAAGCATTACCAGTTTGTTTTGCTAAGTAAACTTCTAGAAAGTTTGCTTAGTACAGCAGCGGTATATACAACGGACAGAGTAATGAAACCTATACGCGTCTTTTTGTTGATAACAACTTGTTTTCTCATGCATAGATCGTATGCACAGGAACCTGGAATGGGTAGTGCATCGCTGAGTGCGGGTTTAGAATTAGCATTGCCAACTGGTGATCTTAAAACAGGCGCTGGAATAGGATTGGGCGCAAGTTTGAAAACTGCTTTTCCTGTGATACCATATGGAGATGTAACAGTCTCAGCAGGATATTTACGTTTTTCTGGTAAAGAAGTAACACTTCCACTATCACAACAGAGTTTCGCTGGACAAACCAGGAAGACTTTAGCCCTTGGTGCCATACCGCTGAAAGCAGGTTTCCGTTATCGTTTTCCTAACGCATTTTATGTGGAACCGCAAGTTGGTTATACTTTATTTAGTATGAAGGGTTACCAAAATGAGGGAGCATTCACTTATGTTGGCAGTGTAGGAGTTGTTCTACTTCGCAATATGTTGGATGTAGGGCTCCGTTACGAAGCGGCTACCAAAGAAAATGTAACTCTTTCACATGTTGGATTGCGTACAGCTTACAATATTGCCGCAAAAAGAAGATGATCTATTTATCTAAATTCTTTGCCTCGCTTTGCGGGGCTTTTTCATTTTTATCATGCCTGGTGAAGTATTTTGTTTAGCCTTTGCAGGCACGATTTTTATTTGATTATCAACAACTAAAACTCCTTTTTATATGAAAAAGATCCTTGCATGCATGACTGTAGCAGCAGCATTATTTACCACGGCTAGCTATGCCCAGGTAGGTCAAACAACATTAGGTGTAGGCCTGGATGTAGGTGTGCCAACCGGTGATTTCAATAACACTCAAAAAATCGGTATTGGTGGTACTGCTGATTTTGGGTACAATGTTGGAACCGGAACAGCACTTACTTTAACGGTAGGTTATATCAGTTTTTCCGGCGATGAAGTAGGAACATTTAAATATCCTGCCGTTAATACCATTCCAATAAAAGCAGGTGTTCGCTACTTTGTTGGACCTGGCTTATACCTGGAACCTCAATTAGGTTACACTTCTATTAGTACTCCTAATTCAAATACATCCGGTACTGGTGGATTTACTTACGCGGCAAAAGCTGGCTATAGAATATCTAATAGTTTAGATCTATCTGCACGTTACGAAGGAATTAGCCGTAACAATGCCAACCTGAATTTCCTTGGATTTAGGTTAGGTTACAACTTCAGGTTATAAGTATTCCAGTTTTTATAGCTAAAGCCCCTGGCAGATTTGCCGGGGGCTTTTTGTTAAATATTATTATTATTTACACGCTGTAATTTCATCTAATTGCCTACGTAACAAATGGTTCAGCATCTTCTATTCTTAGGATATATATAGTATTTGTACACAATCCTACTCAAGAATTGGCCATTCAACATTTGCGCCCTTCAGCATTTGATTGTAGAAAAAAGGCAGGAAGTTCAGTATGTAGAATAATGGGTGCTTTTGTTCTTAAACAAGCTGATACATTGTAAATCAGTGTCTTAATCAATTTGTTTGACTGTCGGAAAGACCTTTAAAATATAAATCTTCATTTTCAAAATCAGCTTCATTTTCCACAACTTTTTTTCTCAGGCATGCTTTTTTACAAAGGGTTAGTAAAATGTATGATTATGAAAAACACAATTAGACTAATGGTAGTTGCAGCTGCTTTA is a window encoding:
- a CDS encoding formate/nitrite transporter family protein gives rise to the protein MGYNTPQQLAEEFSKTATVKDAYTLRKLGVYSLLGGAFVALGGLLSIITSGGMPEVSSANPGIAKLVSGAVFPLGLILVLLGGAELFTSDCAVMAYSYFNKQTKLYRLLRIWFVAYVGNFVGALIVAYLFAYQTEILSVDPWLSSAKKIGQYKTSHSFSTTFIKGIGANWLVCLAVWLSYSAKDVTGKILAMWFPIMCFVAFGFEHSIANMFFIPTSILLGADITMYEFFIVNLLPATLGNIVGGALFLAIPYWYMFSYKKPEMEEFLNVQLNSTTTLNMPLSKTRPIKSKANQLVKSDN
- a CDS encoding RNA recognition motif domain-containing protein, with amino-acid sequence MNIYVGNLSWTMTEQDLADLFTPFGEVVSSKIVTDKFNGNRSKGFGFVEMSDDEAGRTAISQLNESDIMGRKIVVNESQPRPKDGTGGGGFKKRSFGGDSGSGGGFSRGGGGRSGGGSGFNRGGNGGGGGYNRY
- the gyrB gene encoding DNA topoisomerase (ATP-hydrolyzing) subunit B; translation: MNEEILTGEVVQNASYGADSIQVLEGLEAVRKRPAMYIGDVGIKGLHHLVYEVVDNSIDEALAGYCKNINVTIHEDNSISVSDDGRGIPTAMHTKEKRSALEVVMTVLHAGGKFDKGSYKVSGGLHGVGVSCVNALSTTLHVTVHRDGKIYEQEYHCGAPAYPVREIGTSDITGTTVRFWPDGSIFQETVYRREILEGRLRELAYLNRKIAINITDMRELDEEGKPYSKSFYSEGGIVEFVEMLDKNGHRSPLIANTLFVEGHDVASNVAVEVAMTYNDDFKEHIFSYVNNINTIEGGTHVTGFRQALTRVFKTYGDKEGLFEKAKVAVEGDDFREGLSAIISVKVPEPQFEGQTKTKLGNSEVSGIVQTTVARALEAYLEENPKEAKNVISKIILAAQARVAAKKAREMVQRKTVMSGGGLPGKLADCSERDPEKCELYLVEGDSAGGTAKQGRERSFQAILPLRGKILNVEKAMEHKIYENEEIRNMYTALGVTVGTPEDPKQLNLQKLRYHKLIIMTDADVDGSHIATLILTFIFRYMKELVEAGYVYIAQPPLYLVKKGKDQDYAYNEEQRKALVEKLGGGKDESVTIQRYKGLGEMNADQLWETTMDPARRTLKRVTIESAAEADRIFSMLMGDEVAPRREFIETHAKYAKIDV
- a CDS encoding outer membrane beta-barrel protein translates to MKKILACMTVAAALFTTASYAQVGQTTLGVGLDVGVPTGDFNNTQKIGIGGTADFGYNVGTGTALTLTVGYISFSGDEVGTFKYPAVNTIPIKAGVRYFVGPGLYLEPQLGYTSISTPNSNTSGTGGFTYAAKAGYRISNSLDLSARYEGISRNNANLNFLGFRLGYNFRL